A single region of the Silene latifolia isolate original U9 population chromosome 8, ASM4854445v1, whole genome shotgun sequence genome encodes:
- the LOC141594615 gene encoding uncharacterized protein LOC141594615, producing the protein MVGCWALWEHHNKVIFDEARVDPDGVVRRVRDVLNERVGAELTSTVARGRRGRDEAGELSNGEGWKAATDGYVKINVDAGVKEGEGVGTGVVCRDGRSEVLWGLSTVRDVCWKIHEAEAIAVLDGMEEAVRRGMRDVEVESDSSVVIEALRSKKQGRSIFYNIVEDILALSTQFQSVRWLHTSRINNCVAHSLAHLVPRVAGRFVWSSGLPPSANAAVLFDRSLIK; encoded by the coding sequence ATGGTGGGATGTTGGGCTTTATGGGAACACCACAATAAGGTGATTTTCGATGAGGCAAGGGTTGACCCGGATGGTGTTGTGAGACGGGTAAGGGATGTTCTTAATGAAAGAGTGGGAGCTGAGCTGACTTCGACTGTTGCTAGAGGAAGACGAGGAAGAGATGAGGCTGGAGAGTTGAGCAATGGAGAGGGGTGGAAAGCGGCGACTGATGGCTACGTTAAGATTAATGTGGATGCGGGTGTGAAAGAGGGGGAGGGAGTTGGGACGGGGGTAGTCTGTCGGGATGGACGGAGTGAGGTTCTCTGGGGTTTATCCACCGTAAGAGACGTGTGCTGGAAGATCCACGAGGCTGAAGCCATAGCTGTGCTTGACGGAATGGAGGAAGCAGTTCGTAGAGGCATGCGTGATGTGGAGGTGGAGAGCGATAGCTCAGTTGTGATCGAGGCTTTGCGGTCGAAGAAACAAGGACGCAGCATCTTTTATAATATTGTTGAAGACATTCTTGCTTTAAGTACTCAATTTCAGTCGGTTAGATGGTTACACACTAGTCGTATTAACAATTGTGTAGCTCATTCTCTAGCGCATTTAGTTCCTAGAGTAGCTGGTAGATTTGTGTGGTCGTCTGGTTTGCCACCATCGGCTAACGCTGCTGTTTTATTTGATCGTTCTTTAATAAAGTAA